The segment GAATACGTCACAGTCGACCTTCACGCTCGAGCCACAGTCAACAGACCGCAGCCGAAAGCCTTGGACCGGCCGATCCCGGATTGCAACAGCACTTCCAAAGCCGCAACATCTCTCACAATCCCGTACCCATCAACAACGTCCAGCTGCAGGGGGGCACGCCCGCTGGACGCCACTGTGCGAACGTGGTCGAAAATGGTGACGTCTCTTACCCCGGCATCTAACTTGGCGGCCACCCATTCGGCCATGTGATCAACTGGCGATGTGCCGTGGCCACGCTTGACTGTTGGCCCTGATGGCATCGTGCGCCGGATTGCGTTGACGGCCAGGCGAAACCGGATGGGGGTGTCGATCGCTGGCGCACCTACTGCGACGTCCTTCGTTTTTGCTGCCGCAGGCAAGTTGGTGGGAGCGACATCCGCCCGGATAAGAATGATTTTTCCGGCGGTGCTTTCGTCCACGCGAAACAGGATATTCCGTGAGAGGCGTTTCTCCGCGGGAGGTCCAGGCAGTTGAGCGGAGTTAAATAGGCTCATCACGACTCGGTGCAGCTCACCGTAGTCATTCCAGTCCTTCACTCGAAGGGACGTCGCGGGGACAATTGTTAGATGGCTCATGACGTTGACCATGCTGTGAGTGTGGCGCTGACGGGCGGGTGCACAGTGTCGGTGGCGTAGTTCCGGTCGCCGAGGAGCTGGTGCAGCGTGAGACCACGTTCGTTGCGGGTGTGGGTGGGCAGAGTCGTCAAGACCTGCCGAGGATCACTGTCCCGAACGCCCAGATGAAACGGAAATGAGGGCGAGAATGATTTGCGCCCGAGGTACGTCATGAAGACGGGGTTGTGGGTGGCTTGCGCGAGTTGCTGCACTCGCTCGGTGTCAGCATGACCGATGGCGACGAGGAACTCGGCATCGGCTAGGTATTGGCGGTTCGTGACCAGTGTGCCTCCACCGACAGTCCATTTAGCCCCGCTGCCCAGCGGGATGATGAAGTCAGCTTCCCCCCTCCCCCCGACGGCTGCGCGGTGTCGTGTGCGAACCGCTTGAGCTGCTACAGATGGTGTGCCGACGGTGTGGAAGTCGGTGGCAAGCTCGCCGGTGCGGTCGACTCTCGCCCAGATTTCTGTCGCCCACAGCCACCCCGGCCAGCTACCCCTCGGTGCACCGAGGGCAGCGGCGAGCATGCCTATCACTCCTGAGCGAGTGGGCACGGCCTCGGTGTTGCGATCTGCTAATTCCGTTGATCCCCACGATTGCTGCGGTGCGGCGAAGCGCAGCAAGAGGGTGCTGGTCACTGCCGAAGCCATGCGACAACCTGCTCAACGAGCTGTGGGAGATTACTGGTGCTGTGCTCGAACGCGATCGGGACCGTGCCTACGGAGGTGAGCACGGCGCCGGATGCTACGGTCGTCCCTGAGACGAGTGTTGTGCCGAATTCGGTGGGGTCGTAGTCTCGGGCGGCAGCCGCCTGCCCGACCAGACGGCCGATGGAGCCGGCCAGATAGCCTCCCTCGGTGTCGGCCGTGACGGGTT is part of the Cryobacterium roopkundense genome and harbors:
- the cas5e gene encoding type I-E CRISPR-associated protein Cas5/CasD, producing the protein MASAVTSTLLLRFAAPQQSWGSTELADRNTEAVPTRSGVIGMLAAALGAPRGSWPGWLWATEIWARVDRTGELATDFHTVGTPSVAAQAVRTRHRAAVGGRGEADFIIPLGSGAKWTVGGGTLVTNRQYLADAEFLVAIGHADTERVQQLAQATHNPVFMTYLGRKSFSPSFPFHLGVRDSDPRQVLTTLPTHTRNERGLTLHQLLGDRNYATDTVHPPVSATLTAWSTS
- a CDS encoding type I-E CRISPR-associated protein Cas6/Cse3/CasE, which codes for MVNVMSHLTIVPATSLRVKDWNDYGELHRVVMSLFNSAQLPGPPAEKRLSRNILFRVDESTAGKIILIRADVAPTNLPAAAKTKDVAVGAPAIDTPIRFRLAVNAIRRTMPSGPTVKRGHGTSPVDHMAEWVAAKLDAGVRDVTIFDHVRTVASSGRAPLQLDVVDGYGIVRDVAALEVLLQSGIGRSKAFGCGLLTVARA